Proteins from one Nakamurella multipartita DSM 44233 genomic window:
- a CDS encoding glycosyltransferase family protein: MPHSPDHRVALGWFGPPEHGVTDMARRIAAAATDLGFAGPVVGELDAARVAELVGRLPAPVRLLHLHVSDWLIADATADPDRVIDGLAGAAAARGLALSVTLHDLPGPGDPPELGARRAATYRRLVDAAAGVAVCSEHERSLLHERVAPGRAVTVIPLPIDPLATHPAPPAGGGDGGEPTVAIFGFLYPGKGHRDVIEELAEFGPPVTVLAIGRPSARHPDLVDELAEAARARGLSFRCTGYVPEEQVLDRLRAPVIPVAPQTNISASGSINSWLTAGRRPLVRAGRYAAELGRRLPGSVQLYPPGALADAVRRAQAEPATTWLPAGLELGPTTPTVARRYLDWLTGLAGRAHRPAGGSGTGPGSVA, from the coding sequence GTGCCCCACTCCCCCGACCACCGCGTCGCCCTGGGCTGGTTCGGGCCGCCCGAGCACGGCGTCACCGACATGGCGCGCCGGATCGCTGCGGCGGCCACCGATCTCGGATTCGCCGGGCCGGTGGTCGGCGAACTCGACGCGGCCCGGGTGGCCGAGCTGGTCGGCCGGTTGCCGGCGCCGGTGCGGCTGCTGCACCTGCACGTCAGTGACTGGCTGATCGCCGATGCGACGGCCGACCCGGACCGGGTGATCGACGGGCTGGCCGGCGCGGCCGCCGCCCGCGGGCTCGCGCTGTCGGTCACCCTGCACGACCTGCCCGGCCCCGGTGATCCGCCCGAGCTGGGCGCCCGGCGGGCGGCGACCTACCGGCGCCTGGTCGACGCCGCCGCCGGCGTCGCCGTCTGCAGCGAGCACGAACGGTCGCTGCTGCACGAGCGGGTGGCGCCGGGCCGGGCCGTCACGGTGATCCCCCTGCCCATCGACCCGCTCGCCACCCACCCGGCGCCACCGGCCGGCGGCGGTGACGGCGGCGAGCCGACGGTGGCGATCTTCGGGTTCCTGTACCCGGGCAAGGGCCACCGCGACGTGATCGAGGAGCTCGCCGAATTCGGCCCGCCGGTCACGGTGCTGGCCATCGGCCGGCCGTCGGCGCGGCACCCGGACCTGGTCGACGAGTTGGCCGAGGCGGCCCGGGCCCGCGGCCTCTCGTTCCGCTGTACCGGGTACGTGCCCGAGGAACAGGTGCTCGACCGGTTGCGGGCGCCGGTGATCCCGGTCGCCCCGCAGACGAACATCTCGGCCTCCGGCTCGATCAACTCGTGGCTGACGGCCGGCCGGCGACCGCTGGTCCGGGCCGGGCGCTACGCCGCCGAGCTGGGCCGCCGGCTACCGGGATCGGTGCAGCTGTACCCGCCGGGGGCGTTGGCGGACGCGGTGCGTCGTGCGCAGGCGGAGCCGGCCACCACCTGGCTGCCGGCCGGCCTCGAACTGGGGCCGACGACCCCGACGGTGGCCCGCCGCTACCTGGACTGGCTCACCGGCCTGGCCGGGCGTGCTCACCGGCCGGCCGGCGGGTCCGGGACCGGCCCGGGATCCGTCGCGTAG
- a CDS encoding GNAT family N-acetyltransferase, translated as MVDRMTDRDGAPLTLRDGRQVQIRPVRAGDSAALAAAFGHLSARSKQLRFGSAPQTLSAAALRHLIDSVDGVDHVAFAAFDTVDGAEQLVGVGRILRYPDDPDILDVGMVVADDYQGAGLGQVLGQLLAEHRPRPARRIVTAVDSENRRVLGLFRAFGAAPTWTSAGMVIELPDYATDPGPVPDPPAGR; from the coding sequence GTGGTCGACCGGATGACCGACCGGGACGGCGCACCGCTGACCCTGCGGGACGGCCGCCAGGTGCAGATCCGGCCGGTCCGGGCCGGTGACAGCGCCGCCCTGGCGGCGGCCTTCGGGCACCTGTCGGCCCGGTCCAAGCAACTGCGGTTCGGCTCGGCCCCGCAGACCCTCAGCGCCGCGGCCCTGCGCCATCTGATCGATTCGGTGGACGGGGTCGACCACGTCGCCTTCGCCGCCTTCGACACCGTCGACGGGGCCGAGCAGCTGGTCGGTGTCGGCCGCATCCTGCGGTACCCGGACGACCCGGACATCCTGGACGTCGGCATGGTCGTCGCCGACGATTACCAGGGGGCCGGGCTCGGTCAGGTCCTCGGTCAGCTGCTGGCGGAGCATCGACCCCGGCCGGCCCGACGCATCGTCACGGCCGTCGACTCGGAGAACCGGCGGGTGCTCGGCCTGTTCCGGGCCTTCGGCGCGGCGCCGACCTGGACCAGCGCGGGCATGGTGATCGAACTGCCGGACTACGCGACGGATCCCGGGCCGGTCCCGGACCCGCCGGCCGGCCGGTGA
- a CDS encoding glycosyltransferase family 4 protein: MRVAMLAPVAWRTPPLHYGPWELVSSLLTEGLVAAGVPVTLFATLDSVTTAELDGVCPHGYAQDPDMDGRIWEALHVAHALGRSGEFDLVHNQLDWLPLAFDRHCRAPMVTTIHGFSGAAILPAYRRSSSAFVAISAADRAPELDYIATVHHGIDLDALPLRSTAGPELVAFGRIHPDKGTAQAIAIARAAGRRLIICGIVQDEAYFAEQVQPHLDGDQVRYLGSIGPEQRAQVLGGAAVLLHPIGFDEPFGLSVVEAMACGTPVVAYRRGSMAEVVDEGVTGYLAHDVPSAVAAVTAATRLDRDRVGARARERFGVARMVQDYLRVYEQILARR; the protein is encoded by the coding sequence ATGAGAGTCGCGATGCTGGCCCCGGTGGCCTGGCGTACCCCGCCCCTGCACTACGGGCCCTGGGAGCTGGTGAGCAGTCTGCTGACCGAGGGACTGGTCGCCGCCGGGGTCCCGGTCACGCTGTTCGCCACCCTGGACTCGGTGACCACGGCCGAGCTGGACGGGGTGTGCCCGCACGGGTACGCCCAGGATCCGGACATGGACGGCCGGATCTGGGAGGCCTTGCACGTCGCCCACGCGCTGGGGCGCTCCGGCGAGTTCGACCTGGTGCACAACCAGCTGGACTGGCTGCCGCTAGCCTTCGACCGGCACTGCCGGGCCCCGATGGTCACCACCATCCACGGCTTCTCCGGGGCGGCCATCCTGCCGGCCTACCGCCGGTCCAGCTCGGCGTTCGTGGCGATCTCGGCGGCCGATCGCGCGCCGGAGCTGGACTACATCGCCACCGTGCATCACGGCATCGACCTGGACGCGCTGCCGCTGCGGTCCACGGCCGGGCCGGAGCTGGTCGCGTTCGGCCGGATCCACCCGGACAAGGGCACCGCGCAGGCCATCGCGATCGCCCGGGCCGCCGGCCGGCGGCTGATCATCTGCGGGATCGTCCAGGACGAGGCGTATTTCGCCGAGCAAGTACAGCCGCACCTCGACGGCGACCAGGTGCGCTACCTGGGCTCGATCGGTCCCGAGCAACGGGCGCAGGTGCTCGGCGGGGCGGCCGTGCTGCTGCACCCGATCGGGTTCGACGAGCCGTTCGGCCTGTCCGTGGTGGAGGCCATGGCCTGCGGCACCCCGGTGGTCGCCTACCGCCGCGGGTCCATGGCCGAGGTGGTCGACGAGGGCGTCACCGGCTATCTCGCGCACGACGTGCCCTCCGCGGTCGCCGCGGTGACCGCGGCGACCCGGCTGGACCGGGACCGGGTCGGGGCCCGGGCCCGGGAACGGTTCGGCGTGGCCCGGATGGTGCAGGACTACCTGCGGGTGTACGAGCAGATCCTCGCCCGCCGCTGA
- a CDS encoding GntR family transcriptional regulator, producing the protein MSTTQTARLYEQVREAILSLEITPGERLSERGLEARFGASRTPAHAALMRLEADGLVQREGRGWMVSPIDIGEIEAVAEFRETIEVAAVRLAAERATDADLAGLDELLQAARPVRTEEDGVRSGGDFHVELVALAGNAFMVEAVRGCLVRLARTRWLEVRTPQAREAAWAQHHAIVAALRARDADRAAELVRTHIRSTNARLVERLTAQVQPLRLRGLTVVRDADAG; encoded by the coding sequence ATGAGCACCACGCAGACCGCCCGGCTGTACGAGCAGGTTCGGGAGGCGATCCTGAGCCTGGAGATCACCCCGGGCGAGCGGCTATCCGAGCGCGGGCTGGAGGCGCGGTTCGGCGCCTCCCGCACCCCGGCCCACGCCGCGCTGATGCGGTTGGAGGCCGACGGCCTGGTCCAGCGCGAGGGGCGGGGCTGGATGGTCTCGCCCATCGACATCGGCGAGATCGAGGCGGTCGCCGAGTTTCGGGAGACGATCGAGGTCGCGGCGGTGCGGCTGGCCGCCGAGCGTGCCACCGACGCCGATCTGGCCGGCCTGGACGAGCTGCTGCAGGCCGCCCGTCCGGTCCGCACCGAGGAGGACGGCGTGCGCTCCGGCGGCGACTTCCACGTCGAACTGGTCGCGCTGGCCGGCAACGCGTTCATGGTCGAGGCGGTGCGCGGCTGCCTGGTGCGGCTGGCCCGCACCCGCTGGCTGGAGGTGCGCACGCCACAGGCCCGCGAGGCGGCCTGGGCGCAGCACCACGCCATCGTCGCGGCGTTGCGAGCCCGGGACGCCGACCGCGCGGCCGAGCTGGTCCGCACCCACATCCGGTCGACCAATGCGCGGCTGGTCGAGCGCCTCACCGCCCAGGTCCAGCCGCTGCGGCTGCGCGGCCTGACCGTGGTCAGGGACGCCGATGCCGGCTGA
- a CDS encoding alpha/beta fold hydrolase, whose amino-acid sequence MSITAIPSTPVDPTDPVAPGELQVHRSGAGEPLVLLHGLGESSVGWRPVMAALAAEYDVIAIDLPGFGGSPALPWTVLPTAANLADAVTATLDQLGIDEYHVAGYSLGARVAIQLAESSRVRSVVAIAPDGLGTPLERVLGFVALVAGRGAAMTLAPAAGLLSMTPAGRSVFFAGSRSLPWQLAPADARELLTGYAGAPAYESTNWASMFDWPTRLDSITAPTLLLQGTADPLMTQQISRYQLLIPGARLVWLAGLNHVPISDAPDTVARLILTHLREVAPRALVAA is encoded by the coding sequence ATGAGCATCACCGCGATCCCCAGCACCCCCGTCGACCCCACCGATCCGGTGGCGCCCGGCGAGCTGCAGGTGCACCGCAGCGGCGCCGGAGAGCCGCTGGTGCTGCTGCACGGCCTGGGCGAGTCCTCGGTCGGCTGGCGTCCGGTGATGGCCGCCCTGGCCGCCGAGTACGACGTAATCGCGATCGACCTGCCCGGTTTCGGCGGATCGCCGGCGCTGCCGTGGACCGTGCTGCCGACGGCGGCAAACCTGGCCGACGCGGTGACCGCCACGCTGGATCAGCTGGGCATCGACGAGTACCACGTGGCCGGCTACTCCCTGGGCGCCCGGGTGGCGATCCAGCTGGCCGAGTCCAGCCGCGTGCGCTCCGTCGTCGCGATCGCTCCCGACGGCCTGGGCACCCCGCTGGAGCGGGTCCTGGGGTTCGTCGCGCTGGTCGCCGGCCGCGGGGCGGCGATGACGCTGGCCCCCGCTGCCGGGTTGCTGAGCATGACCCCGGCCGGCCGCTCGGTGTTCTTCGCCGGCAGCCGCAGCCTGCCCTGGCAGCTGGCGCCGGCCGACGCCCGCGAGCTGCTGACCGGCTACGCCGGCGCGCCCGCCTACGAGAGCACCAACTGGGCCTCCATGTTCGACTGGCCGACCCGGCTGGACAGCATCACCGCCCCCACCCTGCTGCTCCAGGGCACCGCCGATCCGCTGATGACACAGCAGATCTCGCGCTACCAGCTGCTCATCCCCGGGGCCCGGCTGGTCTGGCTGGCCGGCCTGAACCACGTGCCGATCTCGGACGCGCCGGACACGGTCGCCCGGCTGATCCTGACCCACCTGCGCGAGGTCGCCCCGCGCGCGTTGGTCGCCGCCTGA
- a CDS encoding aminotransferase-like domain-containing protein produces MPADPAAPASRRIAARLAGVRSSPVRDLLALADRPEIISFAGGLPAPELFDLNGFRDAFGQALAAAPGPGNLQYAATEGNPRLRQQVADRLTGRGVPTGASDVLITSGSQQALTLITTALLDPGGVVAVESPTYLAALQAFRLADARVVPVPGDDDGLDPDALQATIREHRPTLLYLVPTFANPTGRTMSRARRQAVVDIAAAHGLWVIEDDPYGELRYDGPAVPLMAGLPDARECVLHLGSFSKIGAPGLRLGWVRAPQSLRPSLVVAKQAADLHSSTIDQAAAAIYLDTGALDEHVTGLRRVYGQRRDAMLARLPSALPAGATWTRPAGGMFVWVTLPGGRDAAADLPAALDGGVAFVPGAAFFAADPDPATLRLSFTTHAPAVIEEGLGRLAGVLRSRS; encoded by the coding sequence ATGCCGGCTGACCCCGCAGCGCCGGCGTCCCGACGGATCGCCGCCCGGTTGGCCGGCGTGCGCAGCTCGCCGGTGCGCGACCTGCTCGCGCTGGCCGACCGCCCCGAGATCATCTCCTTCGCCGGGGGCCTACCCGCGCCGGAACTGTTCGACCTCAACGGGTTTCGCGATGCCTTCGGCCAGGCCCTGGCGGCCGCGCCGGGCCCGGGGAACCTGCAGTACGCGGCCACCGAGGGCAATCCGCGGCTGCGGCAGCAGGTGGCCGACCGGCTGACCGGCCGCGGCGTACCGACCGGCGCGTCCGACGTGTTGATCACCAGCGGCTCGCAGCAGGCGCTGACCCTGATCACCACCGCCCTGCTGGATCCGGGTGGCGTCGTGGCCGTGGAGAGCCCCACCTACCTGGCCGCGCTCCAGGCGTTCCGGCTCGCCGACGCGCGGGTCGTGCCCGTGCCCGGCGACGACGACGGCCTGGATCCCGACGCGCTGCAGGCGACGATCCGCGAGCACCGGCCGACCCTGCTGTACCTGGTGCCGACCTTCGCCAACCCGACCGGCCGGACGATGAGCCGGGCCCGCCGGCAGGCCGTGGTCGACATCGCCGCCGCCCACGGCCTGTGGGTGATCGAGGACGACCCGTACGGCGAGCTGCGTTACGACGGGCCGGCGGTCCCCCTGATGGCCGGCCTGCCCGACGCGCGCGAATGCGTGCTGCATCTGGGTTCGTTCTCCAAGATCGGCGCCCCGGGCCTGCGCTTGGGCTGGGTGCGCGCGCCGCAGTCGCTGCGCCCGTCCCTGGTGGTGGCCAAGCAGGCCGCGGACCTGCACTCCTCGACGATCGATCAGGCCGCCGCGGCGATCTATCTGGATACCGGTGCCCTGGACGAGCACGTCACCGGCCTGCGCCGGGTCTACGGGCAACGCCGCGACGCGATGCTGGCCCGGCTGCCCAGCGCCCTGCCGGCCGGCGCAACCTGGACCCGACCGGCCGGCGGCATGTTCGTCTGGGTCACCCTGCCCGGCGGCCGGGACGCGGCCGCCGATCTGCCGGCCGCCCTGGACGGTGGGGTCGCCTTCGTCCCGGGTGCCGCGTTCTTCGCCGCCGACCCCGATCCCGCCACCCTGCGCCTGTCGTTCACCACCCACGCACCGGCGGTGATCGAGGAGGGTCTGGGCCGGCTGGCCGGCGTTCTGCGCAGCCGCTCCTGA
- a CDS encoding glycoside hydrolase family 130 protein, with translation MKQVLAHRLSVRLEPDPARVVARLFLPGEQTQHERSRVGGIADRVLALPEADVQVLAEQVLRDFSARHRDLPAILDGHAVIIASRIGDTPVSAARMLVLGASVTAEYATESAALCNPSAVPHPDQSGLLDGQLRVAVSLRAIGEGHISAIAFGTAVIGPGAQWEFQDRERPLVTGRSSPAQWRNSQLAAVLADHGVVDTLGATLLHELPDLFDVVDLERVLAHAPGDLLARLGGPATIDLVRRVVSSAYRVEFDADTALAQRILQPNAAEESNGLEDARFTRFVDPDGVVEYRATYTAYDGHQIAPRLLISSDLREFNAYRLAGSAARNKGMALFPRLVGGRHLALCRTDGENISLAYSTDGFRWSEPTLLYGPSRAWEVVQVGNCGPPVETERGWLVLTHGVGPMRTYAIGAILLDLDDPSRVIGSLRHPLLEPIDGERDGYVPNVVYSCGPVRHDGRLWVPFGIDDARIGVAWLDLDELLDELLDGGVISAL, from the coding sequence GTGAAACAGGTTCTCGCGCATCGGCTGTCCGTCCGGCTCGAGCCGGATCCGGCGCGGGTGGTGGCCCGCCTGTTCCTGCCCGGCGAGCAGACCCAGCACGAACGCTCGCGGGTCGGGGGCATCGCCGACCGGGTGCTGGCCCTTCCCGAGGCGGACGTGCAGGTGCTGGCCGAGCAGGTGCTGCGGGACTTCTCCGCGCGGCACCGTGACCTGCCGGCCATCCTGGACGGGCACGCCGTGATCATCGCCTCCCGGATCGGGGACACCCCGGTCTCGGCGGCGCGCATGCTGGTGCTGGGGGCCAGCGTCACCGCCGAGTACGCCACCGAGTCCGCCGCGCTGTGCAACCCGAGCGCCGTGCCGCACCCCGATCAGTCCGGCCTGTTGGACGGGCAGCTGCGGGTGGCGGTGAGCCTGCGGGCCATCGGGGAGGGACACATCTCCGCGATCGCCTTCGGCACCGCCGTCATCGGGCCCGGTGCGCAGTGGGAGTTCCAGGACCGGGAACGACCGCTGGTCACCGGCCGCAGCTCGCCGGCCCAGTGGCGCAACAGCCAGTTGGCCGCGGTGCTGGCCGACCACGGCGTCGTGGACACCCTGGGCGCGACCCTGCTGCACGAGCTGCCCGACCTGTTCGACGTCGTCGATCTGGAGCGGGTGCTGGCCCATGCCCCCGGCGACCTGCTGGCCCGCCTAGGTGGACCGGCCACCATCGACCTGGTCCGCCGGGTGGTGTCCTCGGCCTACCGGGTCGAGTTCGACGCCGACACTGCGCTGGCCCAACGGATCCTGCAGCCCAATGCGGCCGAGGAGAGCAACGGACTGGAGGACGCGCGGTTCACCCGCTTCGTCGACCCGGACGGGGTGGTGGAGTACCGGGCGACCTACACCGCCTACGACGGCCACCAGATCGCCCCGCGGCTGCTGATCAGCTCGGATCTGCGCGAGTTCAACGCCTACCGGCTGGCTGGGTCGGCCGCCCGGAACAAGGGCATGGCCCTGTTCCCGCGGCTGGTCGGCGGGCGGCACCTGGCGTTGTGCCGCACCGACGGCGAGAACATCAGCCTGGCCTACTCCACGGACGGATTCCGCTGGTCCGAGCCGACCCTGCTGTACGGGCCGAGCCGGGCCTGGGAAGTGGTGCAGGTGGGCAACTGCGGCCCGCCGGTCGAGACCGAGCGCGGCTGGCTGGTGCTCACCCACGGGGTGGGTCCGATGCGCACCTACGCGATCGGCGCCATCCTGCTCGACCTGGACGACCCGTCCCGGGTGATCGGCTCGCTGCGCCACCCCCTGCTGGAGCCGATTGACGGCGAGCGGGACGGGTACGTGCCCAACGTGGTCTACTCCTGCGGCCCGGTCCGGCACGACGGCCGGCTGTGGGTACCGTTCGGCATCGACGACGCGCGGATCGGCGTCGCCTGGCTCGATCTGGACGAGCTGCTCGACGAACTCCTTGACGGTGGGGTCATCTCCGCGCTCTGA